One window of Rhinoraja longicauda isolate Sanriku21f chromosome 9, sRhiLon1.1, whole genome shotgun sequence genomic DNA carries:
- the nme6 gene encoding nucleoside diphosphate kinase 6: protein MTVRHAKPLLQLTLAVIKPDGVAHPLILQAVHQRILDNSFIIVMQKYLKWSQEESQRFYAEHSGRFFYQRVVEFMASGPMRAYILAHEDAVTRWRQLMGPTRVFRARYSAPHSIRGDLGLTDTRNTTHGSDSPESAAREISFFFPEFQQQQWLSAEEELYRQGHYYYHPHQQVHLIRTPVWGQGQ, encoded by the exons ATGACTGTCCGACACGCAAAGCCACTGCTGCAGCTGACGCTGGCTGTAATCAaacctgatggagtggcacatccACTGATCCTGCAG GCAGTCCATCAGAGGATTCTGGACAACAGCTTTATCATCGTAATGCAGAAGTACTTAAAGTGGAGCCAGGAGGAGTCTCAAAGGTTTTATGCAGAACACTCGG GTAGATTCTTCTATCAGCGAGTGGTGGAGTTCATGGCTAG TGGACCCATGAGAGCATACATCCTGGCTCACGAGGACGCAGTGACTCGCTGGCGGCAGCTGATGGGTCCCACCAGGGTGTTCCGCGCACGCTACTCTGCTCCGCACTCGATCCGTGGAGACTTGGGGTTGACAGACACCAGGAATACCACACATGGCTCAG ACTCGCCTGAGTCGGCGGCGAGGGAAATCTCCTTCTTCTTCCCTGAGTTCCAGCAGCAGCAGTGGCTGAGCGCGGAGGAGGAGCTCTACCGTCAGGGTCACTACTACTACCACCCGCACCAGCAAGTTCACCTGATCCGTACCCCAGTCTGGGGACAAGGGCAATGA